Proteins from a genomic interval of Paenibacillus sp. FSL H8-0048:
- a CDS encoding LrgB family protein, which yields MRILLAAGFVLMNVVIYLVMSMLYKRYRLPVLLPALTATFTVVVLLMGFHISYETYMIGGDWINRLLGPAVVSLAYPLYKQRHVLWKNLPAILGGTVTGLMVGMFSGLLMAAGLGFSKLYVLSILPKSITTAVAIQISSNLGGDSSLTSVFVMVAGFTGAIGGPYIIKLFRIRSESGIGIGLGTASHALGTAKALEYGEESVSMSSVAMTVCAIVGSIAGPLVAWIMYH from the coding sequence ATGAGAATTCTGCTGGCTGCCGGCTTCGTGCTGATGAACGTAGTGATCTATCTGGTCATGTCCATGCTGTACAAACGCTACCGTCTTCCGGTTCTGCTGCCTGCACTGACCGCTACATTCACGGTGGTCGTGCTGCTGATGGGCTTCCATATCTCTTATGAGACTTATATGATTGGCGGCGACTGGATTAACCGCCTGCTGGGACCCGCGGTAGTATCGCTGGCCTATCCCTTATACAAGCAGCGGCATGTGCTGTGGAAGAATCTCCCCGCCATTCTCGGCGGAACGGTCACCGGACTTATGGTCGGAATGTTCAGCGGACTGCTGATGGCAGCCGGACTCGGCTTCTCCAAGCTGTATGTGCTGTCTATTCTGCCCAAGTCGATTACCACCGCTGTAGCGATTCAGATCTCCAGCAATCTCGGCGGAGATTCATCGCTGACCTCCGTCTTCGTGATGGTTGCCGGCTTCACCGGAGCAATCGGCGGCCCTTATATAATCAAGCTGTTCAGAATCCGCAGCGAGTCTGGGATCGGCATTGGCCTGGGCACAGCTTCCCATGCCCTCGGCACAGCCAAAGCGCTGGAATACGGCGAGGAGTCAGTATCCATGAGCTCTGTAGCCATGACCGTATGCGCTATTGTCGGCTCCATTGCCGGACCGCTAGTCGCCTGGATCATGTACCA
- the thiD gene encoding bifunctional hydroxymethylpyrimidine kinase/phosphomethylpyrimidine kinase, which translates to MSKIIKTLTIAGSDSSGGAGIQADLKTFEEYGTYGLSALTTIVTMDPDRGWHHNVYPVDAAIVAEQLKTIFAGGPVDAMKTGMLGSVEIVKVTEQALKNNKQTNVVIDPVMVCKGEDEVLNPESADAIRDLLLPLATVATPNLFEAGVLSGLGKLTTLDQMKEAARLIHQLGTRNVVVKGGKALGGDKAIDIFFDGSEYLVLETAKIEPAHNHGAGCTFAAAITGGLANGLPVKDAVVKAKDFVSAAIRNGYAFNEYVGPVFHGGYRLEQ; encoded by the coding sequence TTGTCAAAAATCATTAAGACATTAACCATTGCCGGCAGTGACTCCAGCGGAGGCGCAGGCATTCAGGCAGACCTCAAAACCTTTGAGGAATACGGCACCTACGGCCTTAGTGCCCTGACTACAATTGTAACGATGGACCCTGACCGGGGCTGGCATCATAATGTATACCCTGTCGATGCTGCCATCGTTGCCGAACAGCTCAAGACGATCTTCGCCGGCGGTCCTGTGGATGCCATGAAGACCGGTATGCTCGGCAGTGTAGAGATTGTTAAGGTTACTGAACAGGCCCTGAAGAACAACAAGCAGACCAATGTCGTAATCGATCCGGTTATGGTATGCAAAGGCGAGGATGAAGTACTGAACCCGGAGAGTGCAGATGCCATCCGCGATCTGCTGCTGCCGCTGGCTACGGTGGCTACTCCCAATCTGTTCGAAGCCGGAGTGCTATCCGGTCTTGGCAAGCTGACTACGCTTGATCAGATGAAGGAAGCTGCCCGCCTGATCCATCAGCTCGGCACCCGGAATGTTGTCGTCAAGGGCGGCAAGGCGCTGGGCGGCGACAAGGCGATTGATATCTTCTTCGACGGCAGCGAATACCTCGTTCTGGAGACTGCGAAGATCGAGCCTGCCCATAACCATGGCGCCGGCTGCACCTTCGCCGCAGCGATTACCGGCGGACTAGCTAACGGCTTGCCGGTGAAGGATGCTGTGGTGAAGGCGAAGGATTTCGTATCCGCCGCCATCCGTAACGGATATGCGTTCAATGAATATGTCGGTCCTGTATTCCACGGGGGCTACCGCTTAGAGCAGTAA
- a CDS encoding sugar phosphate isomerase/epimerase family protein, whose product MFIIRYGTLAHTAGCLPLKELTAALQTYNIDFVQLALSKAIQDIDLSPGKLSPGLASYIAEQFDRAGIRIGVLGCYINPIHPDPAVRRAEIDRFKEHLRYARLFGAPMVATETGALTTFQELDPYRYEELGWDALKATVEELAEEAEKWGVFLGLEGVSTHTLSSPAKMRRILDEVPSSSIGVVFDPCNLIGEEVHLQDEIVDQSFSLFGDRIILAHLKGIYEDSGRIRHGAPGAGLFHTAEFLDKLETHKPMIDVSLEDVTGLEIQDCVNLLRNLRNS is encoded by the coding sequence TTGTTTATTATTCGTTATGGAACGTTGGCGCATACTGCCGGCTGCCTGCCGCTTAAGGAATTAACCGCCGCTCTTCAGACCTACAATATTGATTTCGTACAACTTGCTCTGTCCAAAGCCATACAGGATATCGACCTCTCCCCGGGCAAGCTGAGTCCCGGACTAGCTTCCTATATCGCTGAGCAATTCGACAGGGCCGGTATCCGCATCGGCGTGCTTGGCTGCTACATCAATCCGATTCATCCCGATCCTGCGGTCCGCCGGGCGGAGATTGACCGCTTCAAGGAGCATCTGCGCTATGCCCGCCTGTTCGGTGCCCCTATGGTCGCCACGGAGACGGGAGCACTTACGACCTTCCAGGAGCTCGACCCTTACCGCTATGAGGAGCTCGGCTGGGATGCCCTTAAGGCAACGGTCGAGGAACTGGCAGAGGAGGCGGAGAAATGGGGCGTATTCTTAGGGCTTGAAGGCGTCAGTACCCATACCCTGTCCTCCCCGGCCAAAATGCGGCGCATCCTCGACGAGGTGCCCTCCAGCTCCATCGGTGTCGTATTCGATCCGTGCAACCTGATCGGTGAAGAGGTTCATCTTCAGGATGAGATCGTCGATCAATCCTTCAGTCTGTTCGGCGACCGGATTATCCTCGCCCATCTTAAAGGAATCTACGAGGACAGCGGACGCATTCGTCACGGCGCTCCCGGGGCCGGGCTGTTCCACACCGCTGAGTTTCTGGACAAGCTTGAGACGCATAAGCCGATGATCGATGTCTCGCTTGAGGATGTCACTGGACTGGAAATCCAAGACTGCGTGAACCTGCTGCGCAACCTGCGCAATTCGTGA
- a CDS encoding glycosyltransferase family 4 protein: MRFTFPILTLSHGGAQRMLVELTNGLTARGHQVVIVMPLGGDVSYDVRSTLLITDYTLLRESDFPVSDIIVSNFYTTVPASQAASLNGKGMHIRLSLCYEPLFLPQSEISFPSYHITDKLIVLSRWQQELIRLSHGISGSIVPVGISVSFRNMNIRKELQEPLNITAILRKVEHGFSWHREQDYLVNQLDIVKQHFPWVNINFISPPDECFSSESLRRMMDSGKYRFFTPLNDEELCYHYNGADIFVSSSIFDTGSLPGLEAMRCGAALVSVYSGGNLEYARHEENCLLSYRYENRLAADVMRLIQDSVLRNRLAARGETDSKSWTWENSVKILERTAAAFLSGNGAGKARIGRPFAENG, from the coding sequence ATGCGGTTCACTTTCCCCATACTTACTTTAAGCCATGGCGGGGCGCAACGCATGCTCGTGGAGCTTACGAACGGTCTTACGGCCCGGGGCCACCAGGTTGTGATTGTCATGCCGCTGGGAGGGGATGTTTCCTATGACGTCCGTTCCACTCTGCTGATTACCGACTACACGCTGCTCCGTGAATCCGATTTTCCGGTCAGTGATATCATCGTCTCCAACTTCTACACTACGGTTCCGGCCTCACAGGCAGCCAGTCTGAACGGCAAAGGCATGCATATCCGCCTCTCCCTGTGCTATGAACCTCTTTTTTTGCCGCAGAGCGAGATATCCTTCCCCTCCTACCACATTACCGATAAGCTCATTGTCCTCTCGAGATGGCAGCAGGAGTTAATTAGGCTGAGCCACGGAATCAGCGGAAGCATTGTGCCGGTAGGGATCAGCGTTTCATTCCGAAACATGAATATCCGCAAGGAGCTTCAGGAGCCGCTGAACATAACAGCGATCCTGCGCAAGGTGGAGCACGGCTTCTCCTGGCACCGCGAGCAGGATTATCTGGTGAATCAGCTGGATATCGTGAAGCAGCACTTCCCGTGGGTCAATATCAATTTCATCAGTCCGCCGGATGAATGCTTCAGTTCCGAATCCCTGAGAAGAATGATGGACAGCGGCAAATACCGCTTCTTCACGCCGCTCAATGACGAGGAGCTATGCTATCACTATAACGGGGCTGATATTTTTGTCAGCTCTAGTATTTTCGATACCGGTTCGTTGCCAGGACTTGAAGCGATGCGATGCGGGGCGGCGTTAGTCTCGGTCTATTCGGGAGGAAATCTGGAGTATGCCCGCCATGAGGAGAACTGCCTGTTGTCCTACCGGTATGAGAACCGGCTTGCGGCGGATGTGATGCGGCTTATTCAAGATTCTGTGCTCCGCAATCGGCTCGCCGCGCGCGGTGAGACCGATTCAAAATCATGGACCTGGGAGAACAGTGTTAAAATCCTGGAGCGGACGGCTGCCGCCTTTTTAAGCGGGAACGGTGCGGGGAAAGCGCGTATTGGACGCCCTTTTGCAGAGAACGGATAG
- a CDS encoding glycosyltransferase produces MIEISLCMIVRNEEKSLPRCLASVEGLVDEIVLVDTGSVDRTKEIAGAFGAAVYDFTWTHDFSAARNYAFSKATRDYIFWLDADDYLREEDQALFRELKSSMPEQVDSVNMQYNLAFDGEGRVTTSLRRNRLVRRACGFRWIGPVHEYLEVYGPSLASAVCVTHEKDKAYTDRNLRIYRKREAEGESFSARDQYYFANELRDHGIHREACRYYEQFLSGGQGWIEDNIQACLRLAECLEALGDKEAAFTAVTRALQYDAPRAEGCCRLGTWHLEKGQLHPAIYWFELALQLPRQAESMAMKNEAFSTWIPNLQLALCYDRLGQHERANRYNETALLHSPGHPSMLYNRNYFQKLLGDKYVSLQQL; encoded by the coding sequence ATGATTGAGATCAGTTTATGCATGATTGTCCGCAATGAGGAGAAGAGCCTGCCCCGCTGCCTGGCATCTGTGGAAGGGCTGGTCGATGAGATCGTTCTTGTCGATACGGGATCGGTAGACCGCACCAAGGAGATTGCCGGTGCCTTCGGAGCCGCAGTTTATGATTTTACCTGGACTCATGATTTCTCCGCTGCCCGTAATTACGCCTTCAGCAAGGCGACCCGGGATTATATCTTCTGGCTGGATGCGGACGACTATCTGAGAGAAGAGGATCAGGCGCTGTTTAGGGAGCTGAAGTCTTCGATGCCGGAACAAGTGGACAGTGTGAATATGCAGTATAATCTCGCTTTTGACGGGGAGGGGAGGGTGACGACCTCCTTGCGGCGCAACCGGCTGGTCCGCCGGGCGTGCGGGTTCCGCTGGATCGGTCCGGTGCATGAATATCTGGAGGTCTACGGCCCTTCGCTGGCAAGTGCCGTCTGTGTTACCCATGAGAAGGATAAAGCGTACACAGACCGTAATCTGCGGATCTACCGCAAAAGGGAAGCGGAAGGGGAGAGCTTCTCTGCACGCGATCAATATTATTTCGCCAATGAGCTGCGGGACCATGGAATTCACAGGGAGGCCTGCCGGTATTATGAGCAGTTCCTCAGCGGCGGGCAGGGCTGGATTGAAGACAATATTCAGGCCTGCCTGCGGCTGGCTGAATGCCTGGAAGCGCTGGGGGACAAGGAAGCGGCCTTCACTGCAGTCACCCGTGCGCTGCAATATGATGCTCCGCGTGCCGAGGGCTGCTGCCGGCTGGGGACCTGGCATCTGGAGAAGGGCCAGCTTCACCCGGCCATCTACTGGTTTGAGCTTGCGCTTCAGCTGCCAAGGCAGGCGGAATCCATGGCGATGAAGAATGAAGCCTTCTCCACCTGGATTCCGAATCTGCAGCTTGCGCTCTGCTACGACCGGCTGGGCCAGCATGAACGGGCTAACCGGTATAATGAGACTGCGCTGCTTCATTCCCCCGGCCATCCCAGCATGCTGTATAACCGGAATTACTTCCAGAAGCTTCTGGGCGACAAATATGTCTCCTTGCAGCAGCTCTGA
- a CDS encoding NAD(P)H-dependent oxidoreductase: protein MENTSTATEMTKEQILAAYEYRHATKEFDSSRKISGEDFGFILETGRLSPSSFGFEPWKFVVVQNPELRQKLLPYAWGAQKQLPTASHFVLILARQPRDLAADSDYIQSMMSEVQKLPVEIAEGKQRVYGAFLKNDFGLAGNERAIFEWGARQTYLPLGNMMTAAALIGIDSCPIEGFDKQKMEQLLADEGIMDPEHFGLACMVAFGYRTSEPRIKTRRPASRVIEWI from the coding sequence ATGGAGAACACAAGCACAGCAACTGAAATGACGAAAGAGCAGATTTTGGCGGCCTATGAGTACAGACATGCGACCAAAGAATTCGACAGCAGCAGGAAGATCAGCGGAGAGGATTTCGGCTTCATTCTGGAGACTGGACGCCTGTCACCGAGTTCGTTCGGCTTCGAGCCCTGGAAGTTTGTAGTTGTCCAGAACCCGGAGCTCCGGCAGAAGCTGCTGCCCTACGCCTGGGGCGCCCAGAAGCAGCTGCCGACCGCAAGCCATTTCGTGCTTATTCTCGCAAGACAGCCGCGTGACCTGGCAGCCGACTCAGATTATATTCAGAGTATGATGTCGGAGGTACAGAAGCTGCCGGTTGAGATTGCAGAGGGCAAGCAGCGGGTGTATGGCGCATTTCTGAAAAACGATTTCGGCCTGGCTGGCAATGAGCGTGCGATCTTCGAGTGGGGTGCGCGCCAGACGTATCTGCCCCTTGGCAATATGATGACTGCAGCCGCGCTGATCGGCATCGATTCCTGTCCAATTGAAGGCTTTGATAAGCAGAAGATGGAACAGCTTCTGGCCGATGAGGGGATTATGGACCCTGAACATTTCGGGCTGGCCTGCATGGTAGCCTTCGGCTACCGTACCAGTGAGCCGCGTATCAAGACCCGGCGGCCCGCTTCCCGGGTGATAGAGTGGATCTAA
- a CDS encoding acetylxylan esterase, whose amino-acid sequence MNAIEVRKQELESCRPEPTMDRETIDEFWNDLLAEDEEQPLEVTITPEETPYPGMKVSKVSYMSYGETTINAWYIQPAGDTEGTGDRPCIVTFPGYTGDRGYPERYAHFLLLGYTVLAVDVRGQLGETGNLLPQEHGVVKGWISQGLLEKEQSYYLALAIDTVRAIETAAQLPGVDPARIAINGASQGGGIALLAGALSRRVAAVAADIPNLCRLDFGVLNSTSSLTEIADYLKRYPEHLERVLENLAFFDIVNLAHRFTVPVQMSVGWKDTVCMPETIYAAYNRIESPKEIKDYPFSGHEVSEFQRRQTALFFQEHLGS is encoded by the coding sequence ATGAATGCAATAGAAGTGCGTAAGCAAGAGCTGGAGAGCTGCCGTCCGGAGCCGACAATGGACCGGGAGACGATTGATGAATTCTGGAATGATCTGCTCGCAGAAGATGAGGAGCAGCCGCTGGAGGTGACGATCACCCCTGAAGAGACCCCATATCCGGGCATGAAGGTGAGTAAGGTCAGCTATATGAGCTATGGGGAGACTACGATCAATGCCTGGTATATCCAGCCTGCCGGTGATACAGAGGGCACGGGAGACCGGCCGTGTATTGTGACCTTTCCAGGTTACACCGGAGACCGGGGATACCCTGAGCGTTATGCACATTTCTTGCTGCTTGGCTACACTGTACTGGCCGTAGATGTACGCGGGCAGCTGGGCGAGACCGGCAATCTGCTTCCTCAGGAGCATGGTGTAGTCAAAGGCTGGATCAGCCAGGGGCTGCTGGAGAAGGAGCAATCCTATTATCTGGCGTTAGCTATAGATACAGTCCGGGCCATCGAGACGGCAGCACAGCTGCCAGGGGTAGACCCGGCCCGTATTGCGATTAATGGGGCCAGCCAGGGCGGAGGGATCGCGCTGTTGGCAGGGGCGCTCAGCCGCCGCGTAGCGGCGGTGGCCGCAGACATTCCTAATCTGTGCCGGCTGGATTTCGGAGTGCTGAACTCCACCAGCTCACTCACAGAGATTGCGGATTACCTGAAGCGCTATCCTGAGCATCTGGAGCGGGTGCTTGAGAATCTGGCCTTTTTCGACATTGTTAATCTGGCTCACCGCTTCACCGTTCCTGTTCAGATGTCCGTAGGCTGGAAGGATACAGTATGTATGCCGGAGACGATCTATGCCGCCTATAACCGGATAGAGTCGCCTAAGGAGATTAAGGATTATCCGTTCTCCGGACATGAGGTGAGCGAATTCCAGCGCAGACAGACGGCATTGTTCTTCCAGGAGCACCTGGGCTCCTGA
- a CDS encoding CidA/LrgA family protein: MKIIRIIAEVCLLYVFFLAGDYLQELLHLPIPGSIVGLLLLFVLLLLKIVPVKLIENGSSFILAYLPMFFIPATAGIMNHLDIFSGRGLLLIGILVISSVLTMVVTAHSSQWIAARSVKRLTRRTYRARNLHGKGKEA; this comes from the coding sequence ATGAAAATCATCCGCATTATCGCCGAGGTCTGCTTGCTGTATGTGTTCTTCCTGGCCGGAGACTATTTGCAAGAGCTGCTTCATTTGCCGATTCCAGGCAGTATCGTGGGACTGTTGCTGCTGTTCGTTCTCCTGCTGCTGAAGATTGTGCCGGTGAAGCTGATCGAGAACGGCTCGTCCTTTATCCTGGCGTATCTGCCCATGTTCTTCATCCCGGCTACCGCAGGCATTATGAACCATCTGGATATTTTCAGCGGAAGAGGGCTGCTCCTGATCGGCATTCTTGTCATCAGCAGTGTGCTGACCATGGTGGTTACGGCACATTCCAGCCAGTGGATTGCCGCCCGCAGCGTCAAACGCTTAACACGCCGGACGTACCGTGCCCGTAATCTCCACGGGAAGGGGAAGGAAGCATGA
- a CDS encoding exo-alpha-sialidase — MANVNVTAGLPGNHIEPSIAVNELDPNILCAVAVDSSTGTALTGFYRSVDGGATWSSTILPQAPGFMSAEAPTIDYTFPNTFIVAVHFFNEFEDGTIATYTTFDNGLTFNPPVIVQRGYGLYVHNDEPFLAVDRSPSSPYRGNAYVGYTPLFYLGTNAAIFFQRSVDQGLSWEPPQRISDPRGDLERAALIVGLAGEVYVGYIQLGPGPKYAYIRVSQDGGVSFSPPVTRGATFLASTVPVPSPLPVPNYNFRVQTNLALGADISNGPLAGFVYAVWNDFRLGYADIFFSRSPDGLLWSQPVSITGAPSGSQNFSPSITVSPSTGTVRVIYYTNRLDGFLLDVFVAESINSGLSFTNRRVSDVSTNPNGNSPIPTALIGDYITAATIFPDTLAAVWNDTRLNKQDVIFGN, encoded by the coding sequence TTGGCGAACGTCAACGTTACAGCAGGATTGCCGGGGAATCATATTGAGCCATCGATTGCGGTCAATGAACTGGACCCCAATATTCTGTGTGCGGTAGCGGTAGATTCTAGTACCGGAACGGCTCTCACCGGCTTCTACCGGTCAGTGGACGGCGGGGCCACGTGGTCTTCCACGATTCTGCCGCAGGCACCGGGCTTTATGAGCGCGGAAGCGCCGACCATTGACTATACCTTTCCCAATACCTTTATCGTTGCTGTCCACTTTTTCAATGAATTTGAAGACGGGACAATTGCAACGTACACCACCTTTGACAACGGATTGACGTTCAATCCTCCTGTTATCGTTCAGCGTGGCTACGGCCTATACGTCCATAATGACGAACCCTTCCTTGCTGTAGACCGTTCACCGTCCAGCCCGTACCGGGGCAATGCATACGTTGGCTATACCCCGCTGTTCTATTTGGGAACGAATGCCGCGATCTTTTTCCAGCGTTCTGTGGATCAGGGGCTTAGCTGGGAGCCGCCGCAGCGTATCTCTGATCCCCGGGGAGATCTGGAGCGGGCGGCACTCATTGTCGGACTGGCGGGCGAGGTCTATGTGGGCTATATCCAGCTTGGCCCTGGCCCTAAGTATGCTTACATCCGTGTCTCCCAGGACGGGGGAGTCAGCTTCAGTCCCCCGGTCACCCGAGGAGCTACTTTTCTGGCCAGTACTGTTCCCGTGCCCAGCCCGCTGCCTGTTCCGAATTACAACTTCCGCGTACAGACGAATCTAGCGCTTGGAGCAGACATCTCGAACGGCCCCCTTGCGGGTTTTGTCTATGCGGTGTGGAACGATTTCCGGCTGGGTTATGCCGATATCTTCTTCTCGCGTTCCCCGGACGGCTTGCTGTGGTCCCAGCCGGTAAGCATTACAGGGGCTCCGTCCGGATCGCAGAATTTCTCGCCTTCAATCACGGTATCGCCTTCCACGGGGACGGTGCGTGTAATCTACTATACGAACCGGCTGGACGGCTTCCTGCTGGATGTGTTTGTAGCGGAGTCTATCAACAGCGGCTTGTCCTTCACGAACCGGAGAGTCTCCGATGTATCCACGAATCCGAACGGCAATTCTCCGATTCCGACTGCGCTGATTGGGGACTATATTACGGCGGCTACTATTTTTCCGGATACGCTGGCAGCGGTATGGAATGATACTCGGCTGAACAAGCAGGATGTTATTTTCGGCAATTGA
- a CDS encoding GNAT family N-acetyltransferase — translation MILGQSRGYQIRLMDEPAAREIVNWRYEPPYALYNMLDAADAAEDIEELLDGSYFSVAAADGALIGFFCYGQNAQVGEGIESGLYLDGTALDIGLGLRPDLTGQGHGLAFLQAGMRFAERTYDAERFRLSVAAFNQRAVRLYKKAGFVFLHSFMHQHGESEMEFLLMETPDLAARL, via the coding sequence GTGATCCTGGGACAAAGCAGAGGTTATCAGATCCGGTTAATGGATGAACCGGCGGCCAGAGAGATCGTCAACTGGAGATATGAGCCGCCATATGCCCTGTACAATATGCTGGATGCGGCTGATGCCGCAGAGGATATCGAGGAGCTGCTGGATGGCTCTTATTTCAGCGTAGCTGCTGCGGACGGAGCGTTGATCGGGTTCTTCTGTTACGGGCAGAACGCGCAGGTGGGGGAAGGGATAGAGAGCGGACTCTACCTCGATGGAACGGCCCTCGATATCGGCTTGGGGTTAAGACCGGATCTGACGGGGCAGGGCCATGGACTGGCTTTCCTGCAGGCGGGGATGAGGTTTGCAGAGCGGACGTATGACGCGGAGCGATTCAGATTGTCGGTGGCAGCCTTTAATCAGAGGGCAGTCCGCTTGTATAAGAAGGCAGGCTTCGTCTTTTTACATAGCTTCATGCATCAGCACGGAGAGAGCGAAATGGAGTTCCTGCTGATGGAGACCCCGGACCTGGCTGCCCGCCTATAG
- a CDS encoding YkvA family protein, with the protein MDNQTGKLPAGVLVESFEYDKKNEELVKKSFWSKTRKAAGKIPFTREAIAMYYCAMDAKTPLWAKGIAFGALAYFISPIDAIPDALIGLGFTDDAAVMAAGIRAIAGQVKEEHKQKAEEFFEDS; encoded by the coding sequence ATGGACAATCAGACAGGTAAGCTGCCGGCGGGAGTACTGGTGGAGAGCTTTGAGTATGACAAGAAGAATGAGGAGCTTGTGAAAAAGAGCTTCTGGAGCAAAACCAGGAAAGCCGCCGGTAAAATCCCCTTCACCAGAGAAGCGATCGCCATGTACTACTGTGCTATGGATGCCAAAACACCGCTATGGGCGAAAGGGATTGCCTTTGGAGCACTGGCTTATTTCATTTCCCCGATCGATGCCATTCCCGATGCGCTGATCGGTCTGGGCTTCACAGACGATGCTGCCGTCATGGCGGCGGGCATCCGGGCCATTGCCGGACAGGTCAAGGAGGAGCATAAGCAGAAGGCGGAGGAGTTTTTCGAGGATTCATAA
- a CDS encoding SGNH/GDSL hydrolase family protein, with amino-acid sequence MNKDEELQESIGSQFKYMVSGDSISKGVVYDETRSKYVILEDNYVSMLQGKLKGAMRNTARFGNTLMKGFGNLKRDVLKEKPDVVLIEYGGNDCDYHWGEIASNPEAEHSPKTDFPAFERMLTDMIHFLKNQGITPILMSLPPLNADNYFKWVSGNNPVSEVNIMKFLGSVTKIYWWQERYNSAILKVAESTRTKIIDVRGAFLQQPDYTKFICRDGIHPNRDGHRIIYDKVLEFIRTSEPQLLLEPAAMPGHP; translated from the coding sequence ATGAACAAGGATGAGGAACTGCAAGAGTCCATCGGGTCTCAGTTCAAATATATGGTCAGCGGGGATTCTATCTCCAAGGGCGTTGTGTATGACGAGACAAGAAGCAAGTATGTCATTCTGGAGGATAATTATGTATCTATGCTTCAGGGCAAGCTCAAGGGAGCGATGCGCAATACGGCCAGATTCGGCAATACGCTGATGAAGGGCTTCGGCAATCTGAAGCGGGATGTATTGAAGGAGAAGCCGGATGTGGTGCTGATTGAATACGGCGGCAATGACTGTGACTACCATTGGGGAGAGATTGCGAGCAACCCTGAGGCAGAGCATAGTCCCAAGACGGATTTTCCGGCCTTCGAGCGGATGCTGACGGATATGATTCATTTCCTGAAGAACCAGGGGATCACACCAATCCTGATGAGTCTGCCTCCGCTGAATGCGGACAACTACTTCAAGTGGGTCAGCGGCAACAATCCCGTTTCCGAAGTGAACATTATGAAATTCCTCGGCAGCGTCACCAAGATCTACTGGTGGCAGGAGCGTTACAACTCCGCTATCCTCAAGGTCGCCGAGAGTACCAGGACCAAGATTATCGATGTCCGGGGCGCCTTCCTGCAGCAGCCGGATTACACCAAGTTCATCTGCCGGGATGGCATCCACCCTAACCGGGACGGCCACCGGATTATCTACGACAAGGTGCTGGAATTCATCCGTACGAGCGAACCTCAGCTGCTGCTGGAGCCTGCGGCAATGCCTGGACATCCTTAG
- a CDS encoding winged helix-turn-helix transcriptional regulator — MRDRKGGFGTCPDGTAYACPVEFTLDVIGGKWKGVLLYHMMDSTVRFNEFRRICPGITQRMLTLQLRELEEDGVVHREVYHQVPPKVEYSLTEFGRSLIPIIKLMRDWGLEYQAKQQISESPAIDTGV; from the coding sequence ATGCGCGACCGTAAAGGCGGTTTCGGCACCTGCCCGGATGGCACTGCTTATGCTTGTCCTGTAGAATTCACCCTCGATGTCATCGGCGGTAAATGGAAGGGGGTACTCTTGTACCATATGATGGATTCCACAGTCCGGTTCAATGAATTCCGCCGCATCTGCCCCGGCATCACCCAGCGCATGCTGACCCTGCAGCTCCGCGAGCTGGAGGAGGATGGCGTCGTTCACCGTGAGGTCTATCATCAGGTGCCGCCGAAGGTCGAATACTCCTTGACCGAATTCGGCCGGTCTCTGATTCCGATTATCAAGCTGATGAGAGATTGGGGTCTGGAGTACCAGGCGAAGCAGCAGATTTCTGAGAGTCCGGCTATAGACACCGGAGTGTAA